Proteins encoded within one genomic window of Anopheles gambiae chromosome 3, idAnoGambNW_F1_1, whole genome shotgun sequence:
- the LOC4578212 gene encoding inactive hydroxysteroid dehydrogenase-like protein 1 has protein sequence MYCSLAACLGVYVAAVWLYENFRTPVLLVLQTLRQLVFRQKLSQRYGQWAVITGASDGIGKGYAHYLAGKGMAIVLVARNAAKLNKVADEIKAKHGVETKVLVADFSKGAEIYPQLEKALVPLDVGILVNNVGVSHDTPMYVDEVPQQTLWDLIHVNVAAATLLCNILAPSMKRRQRGLIINVSSIASVCPSPCMATYAASKAYMTSFSIALRDELRPFGVEVQTVRPSFVHTNMTDFLVTGKEKWSKNMMVRVDNFMAYAGCTIGKVDMTSGHWSHGLQLAGLSMVPEVVRVYMFGLINKKLREQFHVKNNNKKR, from the exons ATGTACTGCTCGTTAGCTGCCTGTCTCGGGGTTTACGTGGCTGCCGTATGGTTGTACGAAAACTTCCGCACtccggtgctgctggtgctacaGACCCTCAGGCAGCTGGTGTTCCGACAGAAGCTCTCTCAACGATATGGCCAATGGGCCG TCATCACCGGTGCATCGGACGGCATTGGCAAGGGATACGCACACTACCTCGCGGGGAAAGGTATGGCGATCGTGCTGGTAGCGCGCAATGCAGCCAAGCTAAACAAGGTAGCCGACGAAATAAAGGCCAAGCACGGTGTGGAGACCAAGGTTCTGGTGGCAGATTTCTCCAAAGGCGCTGAGATCTATCCTCAGCTCGAGAAAGCACTCGTTCCGCTGGATGTTGGCATTTTGG TCAATAACGTTGGCGTCTCGCACGACACACCGATGTACGTTGACGAGGTGCCGCAGCAGACGCTTTGGGACTTGATCCACGTGAATGTGGCCGCTGCGACGCTGCTCTGCAACATCCTTGCGCCCTCCATGAAACGGCGGCAGCGGGGTCTCATCATAAACGTGTCCTCGATTGCCTCCGTCTGCCCTTCGCCCTGTATGGCCACGTACGCCGCCTCGAAAGCGTACATGACCAGCTTCTCGATTGCGCTGCGCGACGAGCTGCGACCGTTCGGGGTGGAGGTGCAAACCGTCCGTCCCTCGTTCGTGCACACCAACATGACCGACTTCCTGGTCACGGGCAAGGAGAAATGGAGCAAAAATATGATGGTCCGGGTGGACAACTTTATGGCGTACGCTGGCTGCACGATTGGCAAGGTTGACATGACCAGCGGTCACTGGTCACACGGGCTGCAGCTGGCCGGCCTCAGCATGGTGCCGGAGGTTGTGCGCGTTTACATGTTTGGGCTGATCAACAAGAAGCTGCGCGAACAATTTcatgtaaaaaataacaacaaaaagcgtTAG
- the LOC3291609 gene encoding ribosome maturation protein SBDS has product MGRKQTCCVLLFAVRNSSEKNPAASTAENSKHSKSMPKIFTPTNQIRLTNVAVVRMKKGGKRFEIACYKNKVLSWRSGAEKDLDEVLQTIAVFNNVSKGEVAKKEELQKAFGKDDVTEICKEILAKGELQVSEKERQDQLDSMFKEIATTVADKCVNPETKRPYPVSIIEKSMKDIHYSIKPHRNAKQQALDVIRLLRDTIPLERAKMRLKLALPAKEAKRLKERIAKLSSTVTEGEEWEGERLMLTCLIDPGHFREMDEIIRTETKGAGALEVLNLKEIKEGEEVLE; this is encoded by the coding sequence ATGGGACGTAAACAAACGTGCtgcgttttgctgtttgctgtgcggaACAGTTCGGAAAAAAACCCAGCCGCAAGTACTGCGGAGAAcagcaaacacagcaaaagtATGCCGAAAATATTCACCCCCACGAACCAGATCCGGCTCACGAATGTGGCCGTGGTTCGCATGAAGAAGGGCGGCAAGCGGTTCGAGATTGCGTGCTACAAAAACAAAGTGCTCTCGTGGCGATCGGGCGCCGAGAAGGATCTGGACGAGGTGCTGCAAACGATCGCCGTGTTTAACAACGTATCGAAGGGAGAGGTGGCGAAAAAGGAGGAGCTACAGAAAGCGTTCGGCAAGGACGATGTGACCGAGATTTGCAAGGAGATTCTGGCCAAAGGGGAGCTGCAGGTGTCGGAAAAGGAGCGCCAGGATCAGCTCGATTCCATGTTCAAGGAGATTGCCACAACCGTGGCCGACAAGTGCGTGAATCCGGAAACGAAGCGACCCTACCCGGTGTCGATCATAGAGAAATCGATGAAAGACATCCACTACTCCATCAAGCCGCATCGGAACGCCAAGCAGCAGGCGCTGGATGTGATACGGTTGCTCAGGGACACGATTCCGCTCGAGCGCGCCAAGATGCGGCTGAAGCTGGCGCTGCCGGCAAAGGAGGCCAAGCGGTTGAAGGAGCGAATAGCCAAGCTCAGCTCCACCGTGACCGAGGGCGAGGAGTGGGAGGGCGAGCGGCTGATGCTGACGTGCCTAATCGATCCGGGACACTTTCGGGAGATGGACGAAATCATACGCACCGAAACGAAGGGTGCCGGCGCGCTGGAAGTGTTGAACCTTAAGGAAATCAAAGAAGGCGAAGAGGTGCTGGAATGA
- the LOC1278077 gene encoding uncharacterized protein LOC1278077 has product MLFYAEWQSIDRKQRSSHRRSSTQASSAAVSLLLAALALLATRATVSGQEDSQGFEIRSLSGEPDYKSVNLTWEVESVHGTDDAADGRRPAGYKGRSAKLTSSPVGVARAPRSFNVFYCELQNWGPHRCRSKIVKDESGDSGNSKQYSLLVKNLRMATKYSFHVKPQTKKSDQRASGRADEGGEQEEQNASSTAAGHNQGQTIIIPTKGFSAHATQCLPHASEIEVETGPYFGGRIAAENGNCGIQGDASSPQESYTMRIDHEQCGSKVSTRDLTVETYITVQENLGILTHSTRRFVVVCTFQPDTLTVRARLALPGKGGAAPVPSSEWWPAQGRNARVRQFNMVDKSGLVLKGAGTTGSEDERNDVAEQLEEDSGVPAEVRELPAVEADSQKKAGSDEEQLLNDVKSSPSNSRGTKSAGNYARLLNEQQQDEGTGLVDELDEYGQELAENETAGGEEADEERVVGVVGSRTRVPSSQRRSSGGSSDSSGGPFDATGLLISACLAVILIGALVYLLQREFKKQRMIHQHQQMERTASERRGAAVGGVTMQ; this is encoded by the exons AGATTCGATCACTGTCCGGCGAACCGGACTACAAATCGGTGAACCTTACCTGGGAGGTGGAAAGCGTACACGGCACGGATGACGCAGCGGACGGACGTCGGCCGGCAGGGTATAAGGGACGCTCGGCAAAGCTGACCTCCTCCCCAGTGGGCGTGGCGCGTGCTCCACGATCGTTCAATGTGTTCTACTGCGAGCTGCAAAACTGGGGACCGCATCGCTGCAGGTCGAAGATCGTGAAGGATGAGTCGGGTGATAGTGG GAATAGCAAGCAGTACTCACTGTTGGTGAAAAACCTCCGCATGGCGACGAAGTACTCGTTCCACGTGAAACCGCAGACGAAAAAGAGCGACCAGCGTGCCAGTGGCCGGGCGGACGAGGGCGGCGAGCAGGAGGAGCAAAACGCTTCCTCCACCGCTGCCGGACACAATCAAGGCCAAACGATCATCATACCAACGAAGGGCT TCTCTGCCCACGCGACACAGTGTTTGCCGCACGCGTCCGAAATTGAGGTGGAAACGGGCCCATACTTTGGTGGGCGCATCGCCGCGGAGAATGGCAACTGTGGCATACAGGGGGACGCATCCAGCCCGCAGGAATCGTACACGATGCGCATCGACCATGAGCAGTGCGGCAGCAAGGTGAGCACGAGGGATCTGACCGTCGAGACGTACATCACGGTGCAGGAGAATCTGGGCATACTGACGCACAGTACGCGTCGGTTCGTCGTTGTGTGCACCTTCCAGCCGGACACACTGACGGTCCGTGCCCGGCTGGCCCTCCCGGGGAAGGGTGGTGCGGCGCCGGTGCCATCCTCCGAATGGTGGCCCGCCCAGGGACGCAATGCCCGTGTGCGCCAGTTTAACATGGTGGACAAGAGTGGGCTGGTGCTGAAGGGAGCCGGAACGACGGGGTCGGAGGATGAGCGGAACGACGTGGCCGAGCAGTTGGAAGAGGACTCGGGTGTTCCGGCAGAGGTGCGAGAGTTGCCCGCGGTTGAAGCCGACAGCCAGAAGAAAGCAGGCAGCGACGAGGAACAGCTGCTGAACGACGTCAAGTCGTCACCGTCGAACTCGCGCGGTACGAAAAGCGCTGGAAACTATGCCCGTTTGCTGAACGAGCAGCAACAGGACGAAGGAACGGGGCTGGTCGACGAGCTGGACGAGTATGGGCAGGAGCTGGCAGAGAATGAAACGGCCGGTGGGGAGGAAGCCGACGAGGAACGTGTGGTTGGTGTCGTTGGATCCCGAACCCGGGTCCCTAGCTCCCAGCGGCGATCGTCGGGAGGCAGTTCCGACTCCTCCGGCGGACCGTTCGATGCAACCGGGCTGCTCATATCCGCCTGCCTTGCTGTGATACTGATCGGAGCGCTCGTGTATCTGCTCCAGCGAGAGTTTAAGAAGCAGCGCATGATCCACCAACATCAGCAGATGGAACGGACAGCGTCCGAGCGTCGGGGAGCGGCAGTGGGAGGCGTCACGatgcagtag
- the LOC1278073 gene encoding zinc finger protein 431, translating into MQPTEENGEGIQPTATEHPAESESKAPIICSFCDKTFKYPTMLRQHEKIHYGIKQHECEVCHRRFLHKSTLTCHMRLHTGEKPYKCPHCPKTFRGQTALNCHVFRHTNEGAKCPVCSKVFATGSVVKQHLKQVHTEERQNVCNLCGVTYKHLKSLRLHLRNHQKRMCPECGVGFDNVHSMLKHRKHAHVKENLPFRCDHCDRAFEQRAKLASHEKLRGRPFQCELCCHSFNKQHYLTNHQRRAHWQEMGLERLKVAEPQNGWNRKGIPKPKRRKKLAESHEPECLPNENNGTQSTVIDQLPNKPESGTHETVIMSIQCEDGSFDPQIQPSENRTDEMTIHEEEMLLMNSSNNLNEPLEILNNSHHTTSSGEENKGSKALICELCGNWYASASTLAIHRAKHHRAARFQCDQCPKTFVFRCFLEKHIKTDHQNERVSCELCGKAFKYGQDLKVHMLQHEDPKPYKCDQCSSAFRFRGALRSHKLLHQKDLPFRCDICAKYFRFANSLRVHKRLHSGVKQFMCEVCDREFATKAPLLRHMKVHDAGRELACGVCGAVFYKKVDLQIHQSKEHSAHQALGKVKPIYSCEHCGREFIRKSNLKAHAYIHAEVYRFACDLCGQSFKQHSGLRNHMINIHKQVPGSLETPNEPYEDVHQGA; encoded by the exons AGCGAAAGCAAAGCTCCCATTATCtgtagtttttgcgataagACGTTCAAATACCCGACGATGTTGCGACAGCACGAAAAGATTCACTACGGCATCAAGCAGCACGAATGCGAGGTGTGCCATCGCCGTTTTCTGCACAAAAGCACCCTAACGTGCCACATGCGGCTGCACACGGGCGAAAAGCCGTACAAGTGTCCGCACTGTCCGAAAACATTCCGTGGCCAAACGGCACTCAACTGTCACGTCTTCCGGCACACGAACGAGGGTGCCAAATGTCCCGTATGCTCCAAAGTCTTTGCCACCGGTTCGGTTGTGAAACAGCATCTGAAGCAGGTGCACACCGAGGAGCGGCAAAACGTGTGCAATCTTTGCGGTGTGACTTACAAGCATCTGAAGAGCTTGAGACTGCATCTACGCAACCACCAGAAGCGGATGTGTCCGGAGTGTGGCGTGGGATTTGACAATGTGCATTCCATGCTGAAGCACCGCAAGCACGCGCATGTCAAAGAGAACCTTCCCTTCAGATGCGATCACTGCGATCGAGCGTTTGAGCAACGTGCCAAACTTGCTTCCCACGAAAAGCTGCGAGGCCGACCGTTCCAGTGTGAGCTATGTTGCCATAGCTTTAACAAGCAACACTACCTAACGAACCACCAGCGGCGTGCTCACTGGCAGGAGATGGGACTGGAGCGGTTGAAAGTGGCCGAACCACAGAATGGGTGGAATCGGAAGGGAATTCCAAAGCCAAAGCGTAGGAAGAAACTTGCGGAATCGCATGAACCGGAATGTCTTCCGAACGAGAATAATGGAACGCAATCTACAGTGATCGATCAACTTCCAAACAAGCCGGAATCCGGCACACATGAGACTGTGATTATGAGCATACAATGCGAGGATGGATCTTTTGATCCCCAGATACAACCATCGGAAAATAGAACCGATGAAATGACGATACACGAAGAAGAGATGCTACTCATG aACTCTTCTAATAATCTTAACGAACCGTTGGAAATTTTAAACAATAGTCACCATACGACTTCTTCTGGAGAGGAAAACAAAGGCTCAAAG GCGTTAATCTGCGAACTGTGCGGAAACTGGTACGCATCCGCATCAACCCTTGCCATACATCGTGCCAAACACCATCGAGCTGCTCGCTTCCAGTGCGACCAGTGTCCCAAAACGTTCGTTTTTCGGTGCTTCCTTGAGAAGCACATCAAAACCGATCATCAAAACGAGCGCGTTTCGTGTGAGCTTTGCGGGAAAGCGTTCAAATACGGACAAGATTTGAAGGTACACATGCTGCAACACGAGGATCCCAAACCGTACAAATGCGACCAGTGCTCTTCCGCCTTTCGGTTTCGCGGTGCATTGCGATCGCACAAACTGCTGCACCAGAAAGACCTGCCGTTCCGATGTGATATTTGTGCGAAATATTTTCGCTTCGCCAACAGTCTGCGGGTGCACAAACGGCTGCACAGTGGGGTTAAACAATTCATGTGTGAGGTTTGTGATCGAGAGTTTGCCACAAAAGCGCCACTGTTACGACACATGAAGGTGCACGATGCTGGCAGGGAGTTGGCCTGCGGAGTTTGCGGGGCAGTGTTTTACAAAAAGGTTGATCTCCAGATACACCAAAGCAAGGAACATTCCGCCCACCAGGCGTTGGGGAAGGTGAAACCCATCTACAGCTGTGAGCACTGCGGGAGAGAATTTATCCGGAAAAGTAACCTGAAAGCGCATGCGTACATTCACGCGGAAGTGTACCGGTTTGCATGTGATCTGTGTGGTCAATCGTTCAAGCAACATTCCGGTCTACGAAATCACATGATCAACATTCACAAGCAAGTGCCTGGGTCGTTGGAAACTCCAAACGAACCGTACGAAGATGTGCACCAAGGTGcataa
- the LOC1278074 gene encoding inactive hydroxysteroid dehydrogenase-like protein 1: MFMELVTVVGVYATLCWLYENLRTPVLLLVQGFQQLFLGGQTSLPQKYGPWAVITGGSDGIGKGYAHYLASQGMKVLLIARNEAKLKRVADEIMAKHQGAEVKVLVADFSKGEQIYERLEQELAAFDIGILVNNVGVINEKPIQVDRMEKRMLWDLININCGAATNLCNIAVPAMKRRHRGLIINISSLASVAPTPYLAIYAATKAYMTSFSLALRQEVAPYGIECQTVAPGYVHTSMTEYLNPAEGQKNAFSIRLVKVADMIRYAGYCIGKVDQTTGHWSHGIQTATLNMLPASLKLRVFTRLYTQLLHEYSNTDKKTT; the protein is encoded by the exons ATGTTTATGGAGCTGGTCACCGTAGTCGGAGTGTACGCCACACTCTGCTGGCTGTACGAGAATCTCCGGACACCGGTGCTGCTTCTGGTGCAAGGCTTCCAACAGCTGTTCCTGGGTGGCCAAACATCATTGCCACAAAAGTACGGCCCCTGGGCTG TAATTACGGGCGGTTCGGATGGAATCGGCAAAGGCTACGCACACTACCTAGCCAGCCAAGGCATGAAGGTGTTGCTTATCGCTCGCAACGAAGCAAAGTTAAAGCGCGTGGCCGACGAAATTATGGCCAAGCATCAGGGCGCGGAGGTCAAAGTGTTGGTAGCAGATTTCTCCAAAGGCGAACAAATCTATGAACGGCTTGAGCAGGAGCTGGCCGCGTTCGATATCGGTATCTTAG TGAACAACGTGGGCGTTATCAACGAAAAGCCCATCCAGGTGGACCGGATGGAGAAGCGTATGCTGTGGGATCTAATCAACATCAACTGCGGTGCGGCCACCAACCTGTGCAACATTGCAGTTCCAGCGATGAAAAGGCGGCACCGTGGGCTTATCATAAACATTTCCTCCCTGGCGTCGGTTGCCCCCACGCCTTATCTGGCGATTTATGCAGCGACCAAGGCTTACATGACAAGCTTTTCCCTGGCCCTGCGGCAAGAGGTGGCTCCGTACGGCATCGAATGCCAAACCGTTGCCCCGGGATACGTGCACACGAGCATGACCGAGTATCTAAATCCAGCCGAGGGTCAGAAAAACGCATTCTCAATACGGCTCGTTAAGGTGGCCGATATGATACGGTATGCCGGGTACTGTATAGGGAAAGTGGACCAAACCACCGGTCACTGGTCACATGGTATACAG ACCGCCACACTCAACATGTTGCCCGCTTCACTAAAACTTCGCGTTTTCACCAGACTCTACACACAGCTGCTGCACGAATACTCCAACACGGACAAAAAAACGACGTGA
- the LOC1278075 gene encoding inactive hydroxysteroid dehydrogenase-like protein 1, translating to MWPFVCAILALIGAYCSICWLYENLRTPASLVLHGIAQLVLPPKPFSEKYGEWAVITGASDGIGKGYAEYLAGRRMNIVLVARNENKLNRVAEAIQRKYSVRTKVVVADFANGEAVYEHLARELLPLDVGILVNNVGLSYDRGMCMEELPKKLVWDLLTVNVASVTMLCHLLVPAMKQRGRGLIINISSLSASAPAPYLSVYAAAKVYVRNFSMALREELRPHRVEVQTVLPGFVRTNMTAFVASEYDGKAASKQLVRVDDYVRYAGFTIGKTDRTCGYWWHGLQYAGLKLVPEFVRVFVLQTIYSHLRGAKKNV from the exons ATGTGGCCATTTGTTTGTGCAATTTTGGCACTCATAGGAGCGTACTGCTCGATCTGCTGGTTGTACGAAAATCTCCGCACACCCGCCTCGCTGGTTCTGCACGGCATCGCGCAGCTCGTTTTACCCCCGAAACCGTTTTCTGAAAAATATGGAGAATGGGCAG TGATCACCGGAGCCTCCGATGGCATCGGAAAGGGTTACGCTGAATATCTGGCCGGTAGGCGCATGAACATTGTGCTGGTTGCCCGCAACGAGAATAAGCTGAACCGGGTGGCCGAAGCAATCCAGCGCAAGTACTCCGTGCGCACGAAGGTGGTAGTGGCGGACTTTGCCAACGGTGAGGCCGTTTACGAGCATCTGGCCCGCGAGTTGCTACCACTGGACGTGGGCATACTGGTGAACAACGTAGGCCTTTCCTATGACCGGGGCATGTGTATGGAGGAGCTGCCGAAGAAGCTGGTATGGGATCTACTCACCGTCAATGTGGCCTCGGTGACCATGCTCTGCCATCTGTTGGTGCCGGCGATGAAACAGCGCGGCCGCGGGTTGATCATCAACATTTCATCCCTCTCGGCTTCCGCCCCCGCCCCCTATCTGTCCGTGTATGCGGCCGCCAAGGTGTACGTGCGGAACTTTTCCATGGCACTGCGCGAAGAGCTGCGACCGCATCGGGTCGAGGTGCAGACCGTGCTGCCCGGCTTTGTACGTACGAACATGACCGCGTTCGTGGCCAGCGAGTACGACGGGAAGGCCGCCTCGAAGCAGCTCGTGCGGGTGGACGACTACGTGCGGTACGCAGGATTCACGATTGGGAAGACGGATCGCACGTGCGGTTACTGGTGGCACGGGCTGCAGTATGCCGGGCTGAAGCTTGTGCCGGAAtttgtgcgcgtgtttgtgctgcAGACGATTTACAGCCATTTGAGAGGTGCTAAAAAGAACGTTTAA